The DNA segment TATTTAACTATCGGAACTGGAATCGGCGGAGGAGCGGTGGTTTCTGGTATAATTCTAGAAGGCTTCTCTCATCCTGAAATGGGCCATATTATGGTGCGTCGTCATAAACGCGATCGCTTCACAGGTAGTTGTCCTAGTCATAGTGACTGTTTAGAAGGGCTTGCGGCAGGTGGAGCTATTGAAAAACGCTGGGGGCAAAAAGCGGTTGAACTCGCAGATAATGAAGAAGTGTGGAATTTAGAGGCGCATTATATTGCTCAAGCTTTAATGAATTATACACTTATTTTATCGCCCGAAAGAATTGTTTTAGGTGGTGGCGTAATGAAACAACGCCAACTTTTCCCACTTATTCGTCAAAAGTTGAAAGCACTCGTTAACAACTATGTGCAACTACCAGACTTAGATGAATATATTGTTCCTCCAAAACTAGAAGATGATGCTGGAATTACAGGCTGTGTCTTACTCGCAGTGGATGCAGAAAA comes from the Listeria welshimeri serovar 6b str. SLCC5334 genome and includes:
- a CDS encoding ROK family protein, coding for MVYGAIEAGGTKFVVAVGEKSGKIIKRESYPTTEPAETMKAVIQFFKQYEDELKAIGIGSFGPIDIRKSSATYGYITQTPKLAWRNYDIVGAMKKEFNVPIGFTTDVNAAALGEVSLGAAAGLDSCIYLTIGTGIGGGAVVSGIILEGFSHPEMGHIMVRRHKRDRFTGSCPSHSDCLEGLAAGGAIEKRWGQKAVELADNEEVWNLEAHYIAQALMNYTLILSPERIVLGGGVMKQRQLFPLIRQKLKALVNNYVQLPDLDEYIVPPKLEDDAGITGCVLLAVDAEKSN